Proteins encoded within one genomic window of Amycolatopsis sp. 2-15:
- a CDS encoding RNA polymerase sigma factor — translation MDDAGVIGRSVAEPDLFAAIFDRHAPHIHRYLVRRLGRDVADDALADTFLVAFDKRAHYDGAWPDARPWLYGIATNIVSRHRRDEVRQYRLLHAVGPQAAVDGHADRVAAQVSAQARGPELGAAPAALNAKDRDVVLLIAAEQLAYEEVAQALGIPVGTVRSRLNRARRQLRAALGGAEHPDVKEVPSHG, via the coding sequence CCCGACTTGTTTGCCGCCATCTTCGACCGGCACGCGCCGCACATCCACCGCTACCTCGTGCGGCGGCTGGGCCGGGACGTGGCCGACGACGCGCTGGCGGACACGTTCCTGGTCGCGTTCGACAAACGGGCCCACTACGACGGCGCGTGGCCCGACGCGCGGCCGTGGCTCTACGGCATCGCGACCAACATCGTGAGCCGCCACCGTCGCGACGAGGTGCGCCAGTATCGCCTGCTGCACGCCGTCGGCCCGCAGGCCGCGGTCGACGGGCACGCCGACCGCGTGGCGGCCCAGGTCAGCGCCCAGGCGCGCGGGCCGGAGCTCGGCGCGGCGCCGGCGGCCCTCAACGCCAAAGACCGCGACGTCGTGCTGCTCATCGCCGCCGAGCAGCTGGCCTACGAGGAGGTGGCCCAGGCGCTGGGAATCCCCGTCGGGACCGTGCGGTCCCGGCTCAACCGCGCCCGCCGCCAGTTGCGCGCCGCCCTCGGTGGCGCCGAACACCCCGACGTGAAGGAGGTTCCGTCCCATGGATGA
- a CDS encoding CU044_5270 family protein: protein MSCSWSAIGAADVPLPDLAELGAARAPLLAAAASEPRRKTGKRLWQAGAATVGLAAAITAVVSFAPTGDGPLTPPRAVADPVRVLHGAAAEALKLPDTPPRPDQFVYVKTQYAYSDREAWISADGKHDGYVKQDGQTLTLPACVDGKYRVQGANNPAANGTEEPFAVMPAYRTDLPTTADEMFGYLNKNHSGDAGDENAMGKDVEALVGEAHLRPETKAALFDAAAKVPGLQAVDHVTDGAGRPGVGITWPGHGVTLVFDPKTYTYLGTTQGAVVGYGIVDRVGQLPR from the coding sequence ATGAGCTGCAGCTGGTCCGCGATCGGCGCGGCCGACGTCCCGCTGCCTGACCTGGCCGAGCTGGGCGCCGCCCGCGCCCCCCTGCTCGCGGCTGCGGCGAGTGAGCCTCGCCGCAAGACCGGGAAACGCCTCTGGCAGGCCGGTGCCGCGACGGTGGGGCTCGCGGCGGCCATCACCGCCGTCGTTTCGTTCGCGCCCACCGGCGACGGACCGCTGACCCCGCCGCGAGCGGTCGCCGACCCCGTGCGCGTGCTGCACGGCGCCGCTGCCGAGGCACTGAAGCTGCCCGACACCCCGCCGCGGCCCGACCAGTTCGTCTACGTCAAGACGCAGTACGCGTACAGCGACCGCGAGGCCTGGATCTCCGCCGACGGCAAGCACGATGGCTACGTGAAGCAGGACGGCCAGACTCTCACCTTGCCGGCGTGTGTCGACGGCAAGTACCGCGTTCAGGGCGCCAACAACCCGGCCGCGAACGGTACCGAGGAGCCGTTCGCCGTGATGCCGGCGTACCGCACCGACCTGCCGACCACCGCCGACGAGATGTTCGGCTACCTGAACAAGAACCACAGCGGCGACGCCGGCGACGAGAACGCCATGGGCAAGGACGTGGAGGCGCTCGTCGGCGAGGCCCACCTGCGGCCCGAGACCAAAGCCGCGCTGTTCGACGCCGCCGCGAAAGTTCCCGGGTTGCAGGCCGTGGACCACGTCACCGACGGGGCCGGCCGCCCGGGCGTCGGCATCACCTGGCCCGGCCACGGCGTGACCCTGGTCTTCGACCCGAAGACCTACACCTACCTCGGCACCACTCAGGGCGCCGTCGTCGGCTACGGGATCGTCGACCGTGTGGGGCAGCTGCCGCGCTGA
- a CDS encoding enoyl-CoA hydratase/isomerase family protein, translating into MTRLDREDGLAVLTIDAPPLNLYTASLQRDLLEAIAALEDRPARALLIRAQGRVVSGGVDVALFDAQGSPAEAKVFFDELLTVPDRIAALPFPTVFAAHGLCLTWAFEVAVACDLLLAASRAKFGLVEKVVGLTPTMGGTQRLAARAGVARAKEFVFTGDTYSAETLERWNVVNRVLPDEGFDAAAREFTARLAAGPTRAHAATKRILAHFEHGGVPEANAHVTSIAAELFDTEDLRGAVKSFLAEGPGKASFTGR; encoded by the coding sequence GTGACCCGGCTCGACCGCGAAGACGGCCTGGCGGTGCTGACGATCGACGCGCCGCCGCTCAACCTCTACACCGCTTCGCTGCAACGCGACTTGCTCGAAGCCATCGCCGCCTTGGAAGACCGGCCGGCTCGGGCGTTGCTCATCCGGGCGCAGGGCCGCGTGGTCAGCGGTGGCGTGGACGTCGCCCTGTTCGACGCCCAGGGCTCACCGGCCGAGGCGAAGGTGTTCTTCGACGAGCTGCTCACGGTGCCCGACCGCATCGCCGCGCTGCCGTTCCCCACGGTGTTCGCCGCTCACGGCCTGTGCCTCACATGGGCGTTCGAAGTGGCAGTGGCCTGTGACCTGCTGCTGGCCGCTTCGCGCGCGAAGTTCGGGCTCGTGGAGAAGGTGGTGGGCCTGACACCGACGATGGGTGGCACCCAGCGCCTCGCCGCCCGTGCCGGAGTGGCCCGCGCCAAGGAGTTCGTGTTCACCGGCGACACCTACTCGGCCGAGACGCTCGAACGCTGGAACGTGGTGAACCGCGTGCTGCCCGACGAGGGCTTCGACGCCGCGGCGCGCGAGTTCACCGCGCGCCTCGCCGCCGGCCCCACGCGCGCGCACGCCGCCACCAAACGGATCTTGGCGCACTTCGAGCACGGCGGTGTGCCCGAGGCGAACGCCCACGTCACCTCGATCGCGGCGGAGCTGTTCGACACCGAGGACCTGCGGGGCGCGGTGAAGTCGTTCCTCGCCGAAGGGCCCGGCAAGGCGAGCTTCACCGGCCGCTGA